A genomic segment from Nocardiopsis sp. Huas11 encodes:
- a CDS encoding helix-turn-helix transcriptional regulator: MDNRSEVRDFLISRRGKVTPEQVGLTQHGGRRRVPGLRRGEVAELAGVSVEYYTQLERGRLGSASEGVLDALARALRLDEAERAHLFDLARAANAGAALRRRPSVRQVRPGVQRILDGQLSPAWVRNGRSDIVAANALGRALHAPLFDDPVRPVNLARFRFLNPRAADFYVEWDRTGRDVVAVLRSEAGRNPYDQALTELIGELSTRSEEFRTRWAAHDVRLHRMGTKRMRHPEVGDLDLAYEGFELLSEPGLTMFVYTAEPESPSQQALDLLASWAATPDQRERSPSERSEPPGVL; the protein is encoded by the coding sequence ATGGACAACCGCAGCGAGGTTCGCGACTTCCTGATCTCCCGTCGTGGGAAGGTCACTCCCGAGCAGGTCGGCCTGACCCAGCACGGTGGCAGGCGTCGCGTGCCGGGCCTTCGGCGCGGTGAGGTGGCCGAGCTGGCGGGGGTGTCGGTGGAGTACTACACCCAACTGGAGCGCGGACGCCTGGGTAGCGCGTCCGAGGGCGTGCTGGACGCCCTCGCCCGCGCGCTGCGGTTGGACGAGGCCGAGCGGGCGCACCTGTTCGACCTGGCGAGGGCGGCCAACGCCGGTGCGGCGCTGCGGCGGCGTCCGTCCGTGCGTCAGGTGCGGCCGGGGGTCCAGCGCATCCTCGACGGCCAGCTCTCACCCGCCTGGGTACGCAATGGCCGCAGCGACATCGTGGCGGCCAACGCGCTGGGCCGGGCCCTGCACGCACCCTTGTTCGACGATCCCGTCCGGCCGGTCAACCTCGCGCGGTTCCGGTTCCTGAACCCGCGGGCCGCGGACTTCTACGTGGAGTGGGACCGCACGGGGCGGGACGTCGTGGCGGTGCTGCGATCCGAAGCGGGCCGAAACCCCTACGACCAGGCACTGACCGAACTCATCGGTGAGCTGTCCACCCGCAGCGAGGAGTTCCGCACGCGATGGGCCGCCCACGACGTGCGTCTGCACCGCATGGGGACCAAACGGATGCGCCATCCGGAGGTCGGCGATCTGGACCTGGCCTACGAAGGCTTCGAGTTGCTCTCCGAACCCGGTCTGACGATGTTCGTCTACACCGCCGAACCGGAATCGCCTTCCCAACAGGCGCTCGACCTGCTCGCCAGCTGGGCCGCCACCCCCGACCAGCGGGAGCGGTCCCCCTCCGAGCGGTCGGAGCCGCCCGGCGTGCTCTGA